The Palleronia sp. THAF1 genome contains the following window.
GTCTTGGGTCATGTCCTCTATCGCGAAATCGTCTGCCACTTGGGGAAACGCGTCCTTGAGGAAGGCGTGCAGGTCGGAGATTGTCATGCTCATACGGGATTTATGGCGGGCCGGTCCGGCCCCGTCCAGTGCAGGAGAGAATGATGCTGAAACGCGAGCGACACGGGGCGATCCTGCGGCTGGTGATGGACGCGCCAGAACGGCTGAACGCGCTGTCTGATGCCATGCTGGCAGAGCTAAGCGCAGCTTTCGCCGATCTGGAAACGGACCAAGAGACTCGCGTAGTGATCCTCTCGGGCGCTGGCCGGGCATTTTGCGCGGGGCACGACCTGAAAGAAATGCAGGCCCACCGTGCGGATGACGATGGCGGGGCCGCCGCGTGGCACGACCTGTTCACCCGCTGCGGCGCGGTCATGCAGGCGATCCCCCGCCTGCCACAGCCCGTCATCGCCGAGGTCCAAGGCGTCGCCGCGGCGGCGGGCTGCCAGCTGGTCGCGTCTTGCGACATGGCCGTCGCAGCCGAGGGCACGAAGTTCGGCGTGAACGGCGTGAACATCGGCCTGTTCTGCTCGACCCCCATGGTCGCCCTGTCCCGCGTCATGCCCCGCAAGGCAGTGTTCGAAATGCTGACCACCGGACGCCTGATAGAGGCGGAAGAAGCACAAGCCCTAGGCCTCATCAATCGGATCGCCCCTGCCGAGTCGTTGGCCAACGAGACGATGGCCCTGGCGGAAACCATCGCCAGCAAGCTGGGCAGCGCGGTGCGCGTGGGTAAGCGCGCGTTCTACGAGCAGGCCGAAATGGGGCTGGCCGACGCCTATGATCACACGGGCCGAGTCATGGTGCAGAACATGCTGGACGCCGATACGGGTGAAGGCATCGACGCCTTTCTGGGCAAGCGCGCGCCGGAGTGGTCGCAGGACTAGTCCAGCAACGCCTCGACCACCTTCACCAGATCGTCGGACTGCACCTCGACTGGCTGCATCGCGCTGCCGTAGGGCTTGCCGCGATCGACGTAGGCGGCACGGCACCCTGCGGATAGCGCGCCCTGACAGTCCCACGCGTGGCAGGCGATCAGGGCCATATCGCCAGGTGCGACCCCAGCGGTTTCGGCAGCGTAGTGGTAAACCTTCGCCTGAGGTTTCCAGACCTTCACCGCGTCGATGCTGATCGTGTGCGCCACCAGGTCGGTCAGGTCATTGCGCTGCAGCAGCGTGTCGGTGACATCGGGGTTGCCATTGGTCAGGCAGATCACGGGAATGCCCGCGTCGTTCATACGCTCAAATGCGGGGCGCACGTCGGGCAACGCATCGAGCTGCGAAAAGCCTTCGAACAGATGCGCCTGCCCGTCTTCGTCCACGCCCATCTGGCCCAGAACCGATGATGCGACCTGTTTGAACGGCGCGTAGATCCCGCAAGTGTCGAGCGCGAAAGCGTCGCGCAGAAGCGCGGCGAAGAAGGCGTCCAGATCGCCTTCCTCCAACCCAACTTGCGCCAAGCGGGTGCGCAATGGGTCCAGCGGAAACAGGGTTTCGATCACGTCGAAAGCGATGGCTTTGGGGGCGGACATGGGCGGTCTCCTTTTGTGGGTGACCTAGCCGGGCCGCGCAGTGTCTCCAGTCAGGCGGCGCGGTCGGAAACGGCGCCGAGTGCCGCGTGGATCAGCTCGGCCCCTGCCCCCGGCTTGTTCGCACCTTCGGACAGCAACCGCCGCCACTCGCGCGCGCCGGGCTGGCCGTGGAACAGGCCCAGCATGTGCCGCGTGATTTGATGCAAGCGGCCCCCGGCAGCAATGTGGGCTTCCATGTAAGGCAACATCTCCAGTACGATATCCGCGCGGCTCCGATCCGTTGGCGCATCACCGAACAGCTGCGCATCGGCGTCCATCAGGATATCGGCGGGCCGGTGATAGGCTGCGCGGCCCACCATCACGCCATCCATGACACGCAAGTGATCCGCCGCCTGATCCAGCGTCTCGACCCCGCCGTTGATCGACAGATGCAACTTTGGGAATGCGGCCTTCATGCGGTGCACCAGGTCGTAGTCTAAAGGCGGCACGTCACGGTTTTCCTTGGGCGATAAGCCCTGCAACCACGCCTTGCGCGCGTGGATCTGAACGCGGCGCACACCGGCGGCGGCGATCTTCGACAGGAAGTCGGGCAGCACGGCCTCGGGCTCTTGCTCATCCACACCGATGCGGCACTTGACCGTCACCTCGCGCGGCTGCGCGTCGATCATCGCGACGCAACACTCGGCTACCAGATCAGGGGCGCGCATCAGAACCGCGCCGAACGTGCCAGACTGCACCCGGTCAGAGGGGCAACCACAGTTCAGGTTGATCTCTGCATAACCCGCATCCGCCCCCATTCGCGCGGCCTGCGCCAGCTCCGTTGGGTCCGAGCCACCCAATTGCAAGGCAACGGGATGCTCCATGTCAGAGTGCGCCAGAAGATGCGTGGCCCCACCCCGTACAAGCGCCGGCGCGGTGACCATTTCCGTATAAAGCAACGCGCGCTGCGACAGCATCCGGTGAAACACACGGCAGTGCCGGTCGGTCCAGTCCATCATGGGTGCAACGGACAGGCGGGAGTTTGGGGTCGGGTCCATGGCGCGCCCAATAGCGTATCGGATCGCGCGCGCCAACGGGGCTACATCATTCGGTCCATCAAATCGGCGAGCACCCAAAGCGTTCCGAAACCCATGATCGACAGCAGCAGGATGGTGAACAGCAGGACTTGCAGGTCCTCTCTTTTCTGGTGGCTGAGGTCGATGTGCAGAAAGATGCGCAGGTGAACGACGATTTGCGCCAGAGCCAGCGCGACCAGCAGCCAGATCGTCGTGCCGCGCGGGAAGAGATCGGACATGACCGATCCGAACGACAGAACTGTCAGCACGACAGACAGCACCAGACCAAGGGTATAGAACCGCCGCTCTGACCGCTCTTCAGCATTCTTGGAATCGAGCAGCAGTCGCTCTTTGATGTCGCTGAACTTCATGCCACCCCCGCCAGAAAGACCATCGAGAAGATGCCGACCCACACGACATCGAGGAAATGCCAGTAAAGGCCCATCCGCGTGACCCGGCTTTTGACTTTATCGGTCAGGCCGAACCGCAGGATCTGCGCCGTGATCGTACCCATCCACAGCAAACCGGCAGTGACGTGCAACCCGTGCAGCCCCACCAACGCCCATAAAGCGCTGAGATAGCCGGACCGTTGCGGCACGGCACCGATCTCGATCCAGTGCAGGAAGTCGATGAATTCGATGACCAGGAACCCCAGCGCTGAAGTCGCCGCAATGGCCAGCCATCCCAACGTGCGCCAGCGTTCGTCGTGATACTTCATCGACAGGCTGGCCCAGCTGAACCCGAAGGACGAGCCCAGCAAAAGCGCCGTTTGCAACGCGATGCTGTGAAGGTTCGTCACCTCCTCTGGGCCCGGCCCGCCTGCGGTGGCGCCGGTCATCGTGCCGAAGACGGCGAAGACGATGCCGAATGTGACAAGGTCGCTCATCAAGAACAGCCAGAAGCCGAAGACATTCACTTCGGCGTGCTTGGTGTCCCCGGAATAGCCAAGGTTCATGCCCGGATGGACGTTCTGTTCCACTTGGCTCATGCCCCTTCCTTCAGATAGTCGGACGCGGCATAGCCACGGTTGGCGGAACTGGTTTCGTGATCGCGGTTCACGCCCTTGCCCAATTGGATCGCCTCGATCCATGCGTTGTTGACGCGCCGTACCTCGACCGCTGGGATCACCACCTCTTCATGCTCCCGGAACGAACGCATGACGAGCCAGCCGATCACCACGACGACCGACAGGATCGCCAGCCACCACATGTACCACGTCATCGCGAAGCCGAAGGCGGTGGTGGCCAGGAAGATGACCAGACCGGCGGCGGTCGGCGGCGGCAGGTGGATGTCCCGGTATTCGGGCGGCAGCACGTAGGGGCGGCCCTCTGACTTTTCCTTGGCGAAAGCGTCACGAGACACGACTTCCGGGATCACCGGGAAGTTCCACGGCGGAGGCGGAGACGGCGTAGCCCATTCCAACGTGCGACCGTCCCACGGATCGCCCAATGGCACCGCCAGACGATCCCGGTTCCGGATCGAAATGTAGAGCGTTGCGAACAGGCCTGCGAAAGCCGTCAGCAGGATGAACGCTCCGATCACGCAGACGATCATATAGGGAACAAAAGCCGGATCATCGAAGGCGGCCGACCGGCGCGGATAGCCCATCAGCCCCACGACGTAGAGCGGAAGGAACGTCAGGCAGAAGCCCACGATCCACAGCATCGCGGTGATCTTGCCCGCACGCTCATCCAATCGGAAACCGAAGGCCTTGGGGAACCAGATGTGAACCCCTGCCAGCGTGCCGAACAGCAGCCCCGGCAGCAGCACGTTGTGGAAGTGAGCCACGACGAACTGCGTATTGTGGACCTGCCAGTTGATCGACGGATTGGCGAGGATGATCCCCGAGAAGCCGCCGATGGTGAACAGGATCAGGAAGCCGGCCATGTAAACGATAGGAACGGTGAAACGGATGCGCCCGCGCCACAGGGTCGTCATCCACACGTAGACCTTCACGCCCGTGGGGATCGCGATCAGTCCCGTGGCGATGCCGAAGGCCACGTTGACCGTCGCACTGTTCCCCATGGTGAAGAAGTGGTGCAGCCAGACCATGAAGCTGAGCACGGCGATCGACATCGTCGCGATCACCAGCGAGGTGTAGCCGTAGATGCGCTTGGCCCCGAAGGTGGAGACAAGTTCCGAGAAGATGCCGTAGGCGGGCAGGATCAGAATGTAGACTTCCGGGTGGCCGAACATCCAGAACAGGTTTGCATAGTTCATCATGTTGCCGCCCAGATCATTCGTGAAGAAGTGAAAATCCAGGTAGCGATCCAGCGCCTGCATGATCGCGGCAACGGTTAGCGGCGGCAGCGCGAAGGTCATCAGGATGCCGGTGCACAGCGCTGTCCATGTGAAGACGGGCATGAACATGAACTTCATGCCGGGCGCGCGCATCTTGTAGATAGTTACAGAGTAATTGATGCCAGAGAAGGTTGAGCCGAAGCCCGAAATCGCTATGGCCCACACCCAATAATCCGGCCCCGGACCGGGGTCGAAAGCGGCGGATGTGAAGGGCGGATATGCCGTCCAGCCGCCCGTTTCGAACGCACCGACGACAAGGCTGATCATGCACAGCGCAGCGCCGGTCGCGGTCAGCGCAAGGCTGATCTGGTTCAGCATCGGGAACGCCATGTCGCGCGATCCGATCTGCAGCGGCACAAGATAATTGATGAAGCCGTTGATGAAGGGCATCGCCACGAAGAAGATCATGATCGTGCCGTGCGTGCTGAAGAGCTCGGCGTAGTGATAGGCCGACAGCACACCGCCATCCAACGCGGTCGCCTGATGGCTGCGCATGGCAACGCCTTCCGCGATGCCGCGCGCGAACATCACGAAACCCATGATCATGTACATGATGCCGATCTTCTTGTGATCGACGGTGGTCAGCCATTCGCGATACAGCCACCCCCAGCGGCCCAGATAGGTGATCCAGCCGATCAGTGCGACGAAGGCGAACACCGCGCCCCAAGCTGCTCCGGACGCGACAAGGCTGTCGATGCTGAAGTCGTGGAAGACCTCCCACAGCTTGAGGTCATCCCAGTGCAGACGTCCGAAGATGTTCATTCCATGCCCCCCATCATGCCCATAGCCAAAGGTTCGGGCAGGATCGCGGCATCGGGATCATAGACGGGGCTTCCGGGTTGTTGTTCGGGTGGAACAGGCTGGCCGTTCAGGTAGCGGGCCATGACCCGGTCGAAGAGCTGCGGTTCGGCCAGTGAAAAGACGACCGGGCCTCCGGGCGTCCGTCCGAACATGGAACGCACCTCGTCCAGATCGGTGCTTTGAGCGAGGCGCGCGTAGGTCTCGACATCCAAAGGCTCGGCTTTGGTCGCGTCATCGACCCATTGGGCAAAAGTGGTGTCTTCCACCGCCCGCACGCTTGCCCTTTGGCGGGCAAAGCCGGGGCCGTTGTATTGCGTGTTCTCGGCGACCGTGGTGCCGGGACGGTCGGCCAGAAGGCTCAGGCGCGTCCGCATCCCGGCCATCGCGTAGATCTGCCCCGCAAGACCCGGCGCCATGAAGCTTTGCATCACGGTGTCGGAGGTCAGCCGCATCTGAACCGGGCGGCCCACTGGGATGACCAAATCGCCAACACTGGCGACGCCGAGTTCAGGGTAAAGATACAGCCATTTCCAATCCAGACCGATGACATCGACCATGACCGGGGGGCCAGTCAGACCGGTGTCCAGACGCTCTGCCATCTCGTCGTCTATGGTTCGGTAGGGGTCGAGCAAGTAGACCGCCTGCGCCAGCCAGACCGACAGTGCGATGACGATCACCAAAGGCACGCCCCATTGCACCAGTTCCAGCTTGGTGTTGAACGCCCAATCGGGCGTGTAGGTCGACTTGGGATTGCTGCGCCGGTAGCGCCAGTAGACCCACGGTGTGCAGACGATCACAGGCAGCACCGCAATCGAGATGATCGCCGCAGCCCAGATAAGCTCGGACCGTTGCGCTCGCGCGATTGGACCCATGGGGTCGAGGAAATAATGCTCTGAGTCCTGCGCCAAGCTGGGCGCGGCAATCATCAGCAGACCGAAGGTGATAAGCACCGTGCGAAGCCTGATCTCAGACATACGCCGCCGACGCTGGATGCGATCCGTTCTTACGCATGGGCTGATACATGCACCCTGCTCCCTGGTTACCTGAGGCTGACGCCAAGACACGCCCTGCCCTTCCACACACATTCTAGAAGCGCAACGGACGGTTTCCACAAACACGCTGATGCGTGGCGCGGCAAACCGTCCGATGCCTTGGCGTTTGCTAGCTTGAAATCAGGTCCGACATGCGGATCGGCAGCGACGTAAGCCGCTTGCCGGTCGCGTGATAGACCGCGTTGCCGATGGCGGCGGCGGTGCCGACGATGCTCAGCTCTCCGATGCCCTTCACCCCTAGCGGGTTCACGTAGTCGTCCTGTTCTTCCAGCATTTCGACCCGAACCTCGCGGATATCGGCGTTCACCGGGATCAGGTACTCCGCGATGTTGGCGTTCAGGAATCGTGCGCGCGGGGTATCGACTTCTGTCACCTCGTGCAGCGCAGACCCGATGCCCCAGACCATGCCGCCCATAAGCTGCGAATGCGCGGTCTTGCGGTTCAGCCATGTGCCCGCAGCGAAAGCGCCATGCAGACGTGGCACGCGGATTTCGTGGGTGTACTTGTGGATATGCACCTCTGCCATTTCCGCGCCGAAGGCGAACATGGCGAATTCCGGAGTCACCGGACCGGCAGTGCCGTAGCCGCCATTGAAAGTGGCCGCGATCAACTCGTCGGTCAGCGCGGGGTGGCGGAACTCTCCGATCACCTCGATCTCGCCCTCCGGCAGCATCGACAAAGCTTCCTGCAGGCTTTGACTTTGACCATCGGGGCCGCGCAGCACGCCGTCTTCCAAGGTAACGCGCGACGCATCGACGCCCGACAGCGGACCGTCCGACATGGCAGAGACGCGCGCCGCGACCTGCTGGCCGATTTTCATGCACCCATCATGCACCGCCGAACCCGCAGAGGCTGCGGTGGTCGAGCCGCCGGAAATCGGTGCTACCGGGAAAGACGCTTCGCCCATCACCACGTCCACGGCCTCGACCGGCAAGCCAAGGCGCGCGGCGGCGACCTGCGCCATGATCGTGTAGGTGCCGGTGCCGACATCGTGCGCGGCCAACGCAACATAAGCGTTGCCCGTGGCCTGCATCCGCACCTGCGCGTTAGAAGCAAGGATGTTTGTCGGATAGGTCGCCGTGGCGCAGCCGTAGCCCACCAGCCAGTCGCCGTCGGTCATCGAGCCGATCTCTCGCCCACGATCCGCCCAGCCGAAGCTTTGGGACACCGCATCATAGCTTTCCATCAAAGAGCGCGACGAGAACGGCACGCCCGCCGTCGGGTGGGTCATCGTATCGTTGACGCGGCGCAATTCCACCGGGTCCATGTCCAGCTTCCACGCCAACTCATCCATTGCCGATTCCAGTCCCCAGAAGGTCTGGTACTCGTTCGGCGCGCGCATGAAGCCGCCGGTGTTGGTATCAGATCGCGACAGGCGCTGTTCGGTGTGGATATTCGGGCAGGCATACATGGCCCGCGCGATATGCGTGCCGGGGTTCACAACCGCATCGAATTGCGAGGTTTGCGCGATTTCGACATGCTCATAGGCCGTCAGCTTGCCATCGGCAGCGGCGGACAACCGGAACTCTTGCCGCGTCTCGGGACGGAAGGTGGCAACGGTATACATCTGCGGACGCGTCACGATCAGGCGGACCGGCGCACCGACGCCCTTTGCCGCCGCGATCGTCAGCATGGTGTAGGGCGTGATGCCAGCCTTTGAGCCGAACGCCCCGCCCACGAAGGGAGAGATCACGCGGACACTGGTTTCCGGCAAATCGTAGGCACCAGCGATGCCCGCCCGCAACGTGCGCACCGACTGCGACGGCATCCAGACGGTCAGCCGGTCGCCGCGCCATTCGGCGGTGGCCGAGAACATCTCCATCGGGTTGTGGTGCTGAAACGGCGTGGTGAAGGTCATGTCCACCGACTGCGCAGCCGCATCGTGGCCCGCCTGCAGGTCGCCCTTGGTCAGCACCATGCCGTCGCTATCTTCGCCCGCGCCCACGACGAAGTTGTCCGAGGCATCCATGTGAATGCTGGACTCGCCCTCTTCATAGGTCACCTGCACCAGATCGGCCCCGCGGCGCGCGGCGGCAGCGGTTTCGGCGACAACATAGGCGACGGGCTGACCGGCGTATTTGATCTCTGTCCCCTCCATCGGCCAGAAGCTCGCTGATCCGGGACCGCCCGAGTAGAAGCCCTTGACGGTCTTATAGTCCGGCAGGGTCTCATGCGTGTAGACCGCGACCACGCCCGGCTCGGCTTCTGCCGCGCTGGTGTCGATGGAGGTGACGGTGCCCACGGCGATGGCCGAACAGGTCAGCGCACCGTGCAACATGCCGGCTGGGATCACATCGGCGGCGTAAGTGGCCGTGCCTGTCACCTTGCGGCGGGCGTCCGTGCGGGTGACTTCGGTGTTGATCGTCTGGGCCATCATTCGCCTCCCATGCGGGATTTCACTTGGAGCAAAGCACCGGCGACGACATCCGCCCCCAATGCGATCTTGTAGGCAGAACCTTCCAGCGGCTCGGCATCCTGAAACGCGATGCGCCCCGCTTCCCGCGCCGTCTCTTCGGTCAACGGCTGGCCCTTCAGACTGTCTTCGGCAGCCGTCGCGCGCCACGGAACGGCCGCGACGCCCCCAAGACCGATGCGCACGTCACGCACCGTGTCGCCGTCCATCTCGACGCCCACAGCGGCAGAGGCAGAGGCGAAAGCGTAGCTCTCCCGCTCGCGGGCCTTGAGGTAGACGCTGTTCGCCATCGCAGGAATGACGGGCAGGCTGATCTCGGTCACGATCTCTCCTGGCTCCAGCACCGTCTCTGTCTGCGGATCGGTTCCCGGAAGAACGTGAAGCTGGTTGAAGGGAATGGTGCGGGTGCCCCCCGGCCCTTCGACCGTCACTTCGGCGTCGAACGCCACGAGCGTTTGCGCAAAGTCGCCGGGATACATTGCGACGCAGGCGTCCGAGCCACCGAAGATCGCGTGCAGGGTCGTCTCTCCGCCATCCAGGGCCGCGCAGCCCGAACCGGGGGTGCGCTTGTTGCACTGGCTATAGGCGGTGTCGCGGAAATAGGGGCACCGAGTGCGTTGCAAGATGTTGCCGCCCAGGGTGGCGACGTTGCGCAACTGCGGGCTGGCGGCCTTCCAGAGCGACTCGGACAGCGCAGGAAAGGCGTCGATCACGGCCTGGTCGTCGGCGACAGTAGACATCTTGGCGAGCGCGCCGAACCGCATCCGGTCTGGGCCAACCTCGAAGCCTTCCAGCGCGGATAAACCGCCGATGTCGACCAGCGCATCGGGGGTCTGCACGCCGATCTTCATCAGATCGACCATGGTCGTGCCACCGGCCAGGATCAGCGTGTTCTCCGCGCTGGCGGCCTCTGCGGCGTCGCCAATGCGGGTGGGGCGGGAATAGGCAAAGCTTTTCATGTGTCTTATCCCTGCTGGCTGTCGCGGACCTGCTCGATGGCGGTCACAATGTTCGGGTAGGCACCGCATCGGCACAAGTTGCCGCTCATGTATTCACGGATCTCTGCGGCGTCGTTGGCGTGGCCTTCGTCGATGCAGGCGATGGCCGACAGGATCTGGCCCGGAGTGCAGTAGCCGCACTGGAAGGCGTCGTTTTCGGCGAAAGCGGTTTGCATCGGGTGCAGGTCGCCGGTGGGATCGGCAAGACCTTCGACGGTCACGACCTCTGCCCCGTCGGCCATGACGGCCAGCTTCAGGCATGAGTTCACGCGGGCACCGTTCAGCAAAACGGTGCAGGCACCGCACTGGCCCTGATTGCAGCCGATCTTGGTGCCCGTCAGCCCCAACGTATCGCGCAGTGCTTCCACCAGTGTCGTGCGCGGCTCTACCGTGACCTGCCGAGAGGTGCCGTTCACGGTAATCGCGATGGTGCGCACCTCGGCGCTGGGCTGCTCGGCTTGGGCTTGCG
Protein-coding sequences here:
- a CDS encoding enoyl-CoA hydratase is translated as MLKRERHGAILRLVMDAPERLNALSDAMLAELSAAFADLETDQETRVVILSGAGRAFCAGHDLKEMQAHRADDDGGAAAWHDLFTRCGAVMQAIPRLPQPVIAEVQGVAAAAGCQLVASCDMAVAAEGTKFGVNGVNIGLFCSTPMVALSRVMPRKAVFEMLTTGRLIEAEEAQALGLINRIAPAESLANETMALAETIASKLGSAVRVGKRAFYEQAEMGLADAYDHTGRVMVQNMLDADTGEGIDAFLGKRAPEWSQD
- a CDS encoding HAD-IA family hydrolase: MSAPKAIAFDVIETLFPLDPLRTRLAQVGLEEGDLDAFFAALLRDAFALDTCGIYAPFKQVASSVLGQMGVDEDGQAHLFEGFSQLDALPDVRPAFERMNDAGIPVICLTNGNPDVTDTLLQRNDLTDLVAHTISIDAVKVWKPQAKVYHYAAETAGVAPGDMALIACHAWDCQGALSAGCRAAYVDRGKPYGSAMQPVEVQSDDLVKVVEALLD
- the dusA gene encoding tRNA dihydrouridine(20/20a) synthase DusA, with protein sequence MDPTPNSRLSVAPMMDWTDRHCRVFHRMLSQRALLYTEMVTAPALVRGGATHLLAHSDMEHPVALQLGGSDPTELAQAARMGADAGYAEINLNCGCPSDRVQSGTFGAVLMRAPDLVAECCVAMIDAQPREVTVKCRIGVDEQEPEAVLPDFLSKIAAAGVRRVQIHARKAWLQGLSPKENRDVPPLDYDLVHRMKAAFPKLHLSINGGVETLDQAADHLRVMDGVMVGRAAYHRPADILMDADAQLFGDAPTDRSRADIVLEMLPYMEAHIAAGGRLHQITRHMLGLFHGQPGAREWRRLLSEGANKPGAGAELIHAALGAVSDRAA
- the cyoD gene encoding cytochrome o ubiquinol oxidase subunit IV, with the translated sequence MKFSDIKERLLLDSKNAEERSERRFYTLGLVLSVVLTVLSFGSVMSDLFPRGTTIWLLVALALAQIVVHLRIFLHIDLSHQKREDLQVLLFTILLLSIMGFGTLWVLADLMDRMM
- a CDS encoding cytochrome c oxidase subunit 3, whose product is MSQVEQNVHPGMNLGYSGDTKHAEVNVFGFWLFLMSDLVTFGIVFAVFGTMTGATAGGPGPEEVTNLHSIALQTALLLGSSFGFSWASLSMKYHDERWRTLGWLAIAATSALGFLVIEFIDFLHWIEIGAVPQRSGYLSALWALVGLHGLHVTAGLLWMGTITAQILRFGLTDKVKSRVTRMGLYWHFLDVVWVGIFSMVFLAGVA
- a CDS encoding cbb3-type cytochrome c oxidase subunit I gives rise to the protein MNIFGRLHWDDLKLWEVFHDFSIDSLVASGAAWGAVFAFVALIGWITYLGRWGWLYREWLTTVDHKKIGIMYMIMGFVMFARGIAEGVAMRSHQATALDGGVLSAYHYAELFSTHGTIMIFFVAMPFINGFINYLVPLQIGSRDMAFPMLNQISLALTATGAALCMISLVVGAFETGGWTAYPPFTSAAFDPGPGPDYWVWAIAISGFGSTFSGINYSVTIYKMRAPGMKFMFMPVFTWTALCTGILMTFALPPLTVAAIMQALDRYLDFHFFTNDLGGNMMNYANLFWMFGHPEVYILILPAYGIFSELVSTFGAKRIYGYTSLVIATMSIAVLSFMVWLHHFFTMGNSATVNVAFGIATGLIAIPTGVKVYVWMTTLWRGRIRFTVPIVYMAGFLILFTIGGFSGIILANPSINWQVHNTQFVVAHFHNVLLPGLLFGTLAGVHIWFPKAFGFRLDERAGKITAMLWIVGFCLTFLPLYVVGLMGYPRRSAAFDDPAFVPYMIVCVIGAFILLTAFAGLFATLYISIRNRDRLAVPLGDPWDGRTLEWATPSPPPPWNFPVIPEVVSRDAFAKEKSEGRPYVLPPEYRDIHLPPPTAAGLVIFLATTAFGFAMTWYMWWLAILSVVVVIGWLVMRSFREHEEVVIPAVEVRRVNNAWIEAIQLGKGVNRDHETSSANRGYAASDYLKEGA
- a CDS encoding cytochrome ubiquinol oxidase subunit II, which encodes MLITFGLLMIAAPSLAQDSEHYFLDPMGPIARAQRSELIWAAAIISIAVLPVIVCTPWVYWRYRRSNPKSTYTPDWAFNTKLELVQWGVPLVIVIALSVWLAQAVYLLDPYRTIDDEMAERLDTGLTGPPVMVDVIGLDWKWLYLYPELGVASVGDLVIPVGRPVQMRLTSDTVMQSFMAPGLAGQIYAMAGMRTRLSLLADRPGTTVAENTQYNGPGFARQRASVRAVEDTTFAQWVDDATKAEPLDVETYARLAQSTDLDEVRSMFGRTPGGPVVFSLAEPQLFDRVMARYLNGQPVPPEQQPGSPVYDPDAAILPEPLAMGMMGGME
- a CDS encoding xanthine dehydrogenase family protein molybdopterin-binding subunit, yielding MAQTINTEVTRTDARRKVTGTATYAADVIPAGMLHGALTCSAIAVGTVTSIDTSAAEAEPGVVAVYTHETLPDYKTVKGFYSGGPGSASFWPMEGTEIKYAGQPVAYVVAETAAAARRGADLVQVTYEEGESSIHMDASDNFVVGAGEDSDGMVLTKGDLQAGHDAAAQSVDMTFTTPFQHHNPMEMFSATAEWRGDRLTVWMPSQSVRTLRAGIAGAYDLPETSVRVISPFVGGAFGSKAGITPYTMLTIAAAKGVGAPVRLIVTRPQMYTVATFRPETRQEFRLSAAADGKLTAYEHVEIAQTSQFDAVVNPGTHIARAMYACPNIHTEQRLSRSDTNTGGFMRAPNEYQTFWGLESAMDELAWKLDMDPVELRRVNDTMTHPTAGVPFSSRSLMESYDAVSQSFGWADRGREIGSMTDGDWLVGYGCATATYPTNILASNAQVRMQATGNAYVALAAHDVGTGTYTIMAQVAAARLGLPVEAVDVVMGEASFPVAPISGGSTTAASAGSAVHDGCMKIGQQVAARVSAMSDGPLSGVDASRVTLEDGVLRGPDGQSQSLQEALSMLPEGEIEVIGEFRHPALTDELIAATFNGGYGTAGPVTPEFAMFAFGAEMAEVHIHKYTHEIRVPRLHGAFAAGTWLNRKTAHSQLMGGMVWGIGSALHEVTEVDTPRARFLNANIAEYLIPVNADIREVRVEMLEEQDDYVNPLGVKGIGELSIVGTAAAIGNAVYHATGKRLTSLPIRMSDLISS
- a CDS encoding FAD binding domain-containing protein, coding for MKSFAYSRPTRIGDAAEAASAENTLILAGGTTMVDLMKIGVQTPDALVDIGGLSALEGFEVGPDRMRFGALAKMSTVADDQAVIDAFPALSESLWKAASPQLRNVATLGGNILQRTRCPYFRDTAYSQCNKRTPGSGCAALDGGETTLHAIFGGSDACVAMYPGDFAQTLVAFDAEVTVEGPGGTRTIPFNQLHVLPGTDPQTETVLEPGEIVTEISLPVIPAMANSVYLKARERESYAFASASAAVGVEMDGDTVRDVRIGLGGVAAVPWRATAAEDSLKGQPLTEETAREAGRIAFQDAEPLEGSAYKIALGADVVAGALLQVKSRMGGE
- a CDS encoding (2Fe-2S)-binding protein, with translation MSKSPPDLRRPGVSRRGFLQGSSVVAGSLGMAVGAAQAQAEQPSAEVRTIAITVNGTSRQVTVEPRTTLVEALRDTLGLTGTKIGCNQGQCGACTVLLNGARVNSCLKLAVMADGAEVVTVEGLADPTGDLHPMQTAFAENDAFQCGYCTPGQILSAIACIDEGHANDAAEIREYMSGNLCRCGAYPNIVTAIEQVRDSQQG